In a single window of the Pandoraea pulmonicola genome:
- a CDS encoding DUF4239 domain-containing protein: MRWLVDEMTLMPTGVLLVSVALATALLAIGVAWLARVFLFDRLAHPSEVRGTVADVVHGSLLAFIVFVLAHVLGDVRANLGHADDQALREASVVRRLDRELKAVGDADAQAARAMLRDYVRSAVTDEWQTLSTADPDLSPRTEEALTAFVGVTRRVIARHEDSASSIRTLLDRLEEARQGRFENSTKTVPGVFWWVISLFMLAAMAMNGRYPATWKSNFIVAMHMGAIGMVIALIVNLDEPFRGVSGISPAPLAKSVGIVVPR; the protein is encoded by the coding sequence ATGCGCTGGCTGGTCGATGAAATGACATTGATGCCGACGGGCGTGTTGCTCGTCAGCGTGGCGCTTGCCACGGCGTTGCTTGCCATCGGTGTGGCGTGGCTCGCACGCGTCTTCCTCTTCGATCGTCTCGCGCACCCGTCCGAAGTCCGCGGTACGGTGGCCGACGTCGTGCACGGCAGCCTGCTCGCTTTCATCGTCTTCGTGCTCGCGCATGTCCTGGGCGACGTACGTGCCAATCTCGGCCATGCCGACGATCAGGCGCTGCGCGAGGCGTCGGTGGTGCGGCGTCTGGATCGCGAGCTCAAGGCCGTGGGCGATGCCGATGCGCAAGCGGCGCGCGCCATGCTGCGCGACTACGTGAGGTCGGCCGTCACCGACGAGTGGCAGACGCTGAGCACGGCCGACCCGGACCTGTCGCCGCGTACCGAGGAAGCGCTGACCGCCTTTGTCGGGGTAACGCGCCGCGTCATCGCCAGGCACGAAGACAGCGCCAGTTCCATCCGCACCTTGCTCGACCGTCTGGAAGAGGCGCGCCAAGGCCGTTTCGAGAACTCGACCAAGACCGTGCCCGGCGTGTTCTGGTGGGTCATCTCGCTCTTCATGCTGGCCGCGATGGCGATGAACGGGCGGTATCCGGCGACGTGGAAGAGCAACTTCATCGTCGCCATGCACATGGGCGCGATCGGCATGGTGATCGCGTTGATCGTCAACCTCGACGAGCCGTTTCGTGGCGTGTCGGGCATCTCGCCGGCGCCGCTGGCGAAGTCGGTGGGTATCGTCGTGCCGCGCTGA
- a CDS encoding DUF1653 domain-containing protein encodes MTTNVTAPSAESTPEIEAFRPGVYRHYKGNCYLALGVARADETNEPVVVYTRLYPREGLPMSTRLLRIWNEPVTTDDGPVARFTYIGHTTPAV; translated from the coding sequence ATGACTACGAACGTGACTGCGCCGTCGGCGGAATCGACGCCGGAAATCGAGGCGTTTCGCCCCGGCGTCTACCGGCACTACAAGGGCAATTGCTACCTCGCATTGGGCGTTGCTCGCGCCGACGAAACCAATGAACCGGTGGTTGTCTACACGCGGCTTTATCCGCGTGAAGGGCTGCCGATGAGCACACGTCTGCTGCGCATCTGGAACGAACCCGTGACGACGGACGACGGCCCGGTCGCGCGCTTCACCTACATCGGTCACACGACTCCGGCCGTCTGA
- a CDS encoding DUF6726 family protein: protein MSASGCGLMAAPCRVASAGLKIVPGVGDVLAAPTDTCAAVID, encoded by the coding sequence ATGTCGGCCTCGGGGTGCGGGCTGATGGCCGCGCCTTGCCGTGTGGCGTCGGCGGGACTGAAGATTGTTCCGGGTGTCGGCGACGTGCTGGCGGCGCCGACGGATACCTGTGCGGCGGTGATCGATTGA
- a CDS encoding alpha/beta fold hydrolase, with protein sequence MFNRLWRYASAAMFASLVIGRAAHAITPEAAPATIPHGAIVERLPLDADHGLPEAGEQFRIRYSSIDGVGGIEAREDTGAVFLPKGPTPPGGWPVVLWAHGTVGVASGCAPSLNVRSQRDIQYLGTWLSLGFAVVAPDYAGLGSQGLHHYLDARAQAYSVLDSLLAARSAFPLRNRVVLVGQSQGAHAAFAAAGYQPTYAPDVKVIATVLTGTPYFNAKTSAAMLFAGQPDPGAPDPKIPYAMYLFLSAADRNPSLQAARYFSADALPVLEAAHKLCIGELTDRSTAAGLNAGNSLQPNIQKLLHDQMPSLRFPTLRIRHPVFIGMGSEDIDVPLMMQQAFARDVTEAGTATLVRVYAGLDHDATLNPSLRDSVPFVLKLMATEKRARAQ encoded by the coding sequence ATGTTCAACCGCCTGTGGCGCTATGCGAGCGCCGCCATGTTCGCCAGCCTGGTCATTGGACGTGCCGCCCACGCGATCACGCCCGAGGCCGCGCCCGCCACCATCCCGCACGGCGCGATCGTGGAGCGCCTGCCGCTCGACGCCGACCACGGTTTGCCAGAGGCCGGCGAGCAGTTCCGCATCCGCTACAGTTCCATCGACGGTGTCGGTGGCATCGAGGCGCGTGAGGATACCGGCGCGGTTTTCCTGCCCAAAGGACCGACGCCGCCCGGCGGCTGGCCGGTGGTCCTGTGGGCGCACGGAACGGTCGGCGTCGCAAGCGGCTGCGCGCCGTCGCTCAACGTGCGCAGCCAGCGCGACATCCAGTATCTCGGCACCTGGCTCTCGCTCGGCTTCGCCGTCGTGGCGCCCGACTACGCCGGTCTCGGCTCGCAAGGACTTCACCATTATCTGGACGCTCGCGCGCAAGCCTACAGCGTGCTCGACAGCCTGCTCGCGGCGCGCAGCGCATTCCCGCTGCGCAACCGCGTGGTTCTCGTCGGTCAGTCGCAAGGGGCGCATGCGGCGTTCGCGGCGGCGGGCTATCAGCCGACCTATGCGCCGGACGTCAAGGTGATCGCCACCGTGCTGACCGGCACACCCTACTTCAATGCGAAGACGTCGGCCGCCATGCTGTTCGCCGGTCAGCCCGACCCGGGCGCCCCCGATCCCAAGATTCCCTACGCGATGTACCTGTTCCTGTCCGCCGCCGACCGCAACCCGTCGCTGCAGGCGGCGCGGTACTTCTCGGCGGATGCGCTGCCCGTGCTGGAAGCGGCGCACAAGCTATGCATCGGCGAACTCACGGATCGCTCGACGGCGGCCGGACTGAACGCGGGCAACAGCCTGCAGCCGAACATCCAGAAACTGTTGCACGACCAGATGCCGTCGCTGCGCTTTCCCACGCTTCGCATCCGGCATCCGGTATTCATCGGCATGGGCTCGGAGGACATCGACGTGCCGCTCATGATGCAGCAGGCTTTTGCGCGCGATGTCACCGAAGCGGGCACCGCCACGCTGGTCCGCGTGTACGCCGGGCTCGATCACGACGCGACGCTCAACCCGTCCCTGCGCGACTCGGTGCCGTTCGTGCTCAAGCTGATGGCGACGGAGAAACGTGCACGCGCACAATAA
- a CDS encoding HdeD family acid-resistance protein, whose amino-acid sequence MVRLILLLLGVDYLRRRARALIWIGALFFAFGLALIVDALDGVVHFPIKIFAWMLLLEGLATLAIVGIGVGGQRIVRGIKGGTFTIAALLVLMFPERHGNFWLSMLFGTLFLADGMLQCAAAYVVRYPRWAWAMAGGLLEIAVAIFFYQPYPTHYKGTLPYAIGLGLAFTGWNMLVLAMRARRMRRDFRVEQILGSPQEKRDLWTQRPRAPRWEGPPSETEPALTVHVWTPSGSSKAPARRHPVIDRYIAAVDRNGVISTGHAALESHEGVYVSLYPAQEIDRSPDQFGQLLRATRENDVPGTFQPDYATESKTWCPSTVKVRIRNYSPQQLGAFWETYRRNTTYNLTHRNCSSSVAKALEAAIEGRVGQLANGADAGWWTFVRLWLTPELWVAAQLRKRAKTMAWTPGLVLDYARAVSMLVDPRPFGWITMSSLALRRMRRSRRAWREAAQQAAAQSQGGQASHG is encoded by the coding sequence TTGGTACGTCTGATACTGCTGTTGCTCGGCGTCGATTATCTGCGCCGGCGGGCCCGCGCCCTGATATGGATCGGGGCGCTGTTTTTCGCCTTCGGGCTGGCGCTGATCGTCGACGCGCTCGACGGGGTGGTGCACTTCCCGATCAAGATCTTCGCCTGGATGCTGCTGCTCGAGGGGCTTGCCACGCTGGCCATCGTCGGCATCGGCGTGGGCGGCCAGCGCATCGTGCGCGGCATCAAGGGCGGCACGTTCACCATTGCCGCGTTGCTGGTGCTGATGTTCCCCGAACGCCACGGCAACTTCTGGCTGTCGATGCTCTTCGGCACCCTGTTTCTCGCGGACGGCATGCTGCAATGCGCAGCCGCCTACGTCGTGCGCTATCCGCGCTGGGCGTGGGCCATGGCGGGCGGTTTGCTGGAAATCGCGGTGGCGATCTTCTTCTATCAGCCGTATCCGACGCATTACAAGGGCACGCTACCTTATGCCATCGGCCTGGGCCTCGCCTTCACCGGCTGGAACATGCTGGTGCTCGCCATGCGCGCCCGGCGCATGCGTCGCGACTTCCGGGTGGAGCAGATTCTCGGCAGCCCGCAGGAGAAGCGCGACCTGTGGACGCAACGTCCCCGCGCCCCTCGCTGGGAAGGCCCACCGTCGGAAACCGAGCCGGCATTGACGGTTCACGTCTGGACGCCGTCCGGATCGTCGAAGGCGCCGGCACGGCGTCACCCCGTGATCGATCGCTACATCGCCGCCGTCGATCGCAACGGGGTGATCTCGACCGGCCACGCGGCGCTGGAGAGTCACGAAGGCGTGTATGTGAGCCTCTACCCGGCGCAGGAAATCGACCGCTCGCCCGATCAGTTCGGACAACTGCTGCGAGCGACGCGCGAGAACGATGTACCCGGCACATTCCAGCCGGACTATGCGACCGAATCGAAGACGTGGTGCCCGTCGACGGTCAAGGTGCGCATCCGCAACTACAGTCCGCAACAGTTGGGCGCGTTCTGGGAAACGTACCGGCGGAACACCACCTACAACCTCACGCACCGCAACTGTTCGAGCAGCGTGGCCAAAGCGCTGGAAGCGGCGATCGAGGGGCGCGTCGGTCAACTGGCAAACGGCGCCGATGCCGGCTGGTGGACGTTCGTGCGACTGTGGCTCACGCCCGAACTGTGGGTCGCGGCACAACTGCGCAAACGCGCCAAGACGATGGCGTGGACGCCCGGCCTGGTGCTCGATTACGCACGCGCGGTGAGCATGCTGGTCGATCCGCGGCCGTTCGGCTGGATCACGATGTCGTCGCTCGCGCTGCGCCGCATGCGCCGCTCCCGGCGCGCGTGGCGTGAAGCCGCGCAGCAGGCCGCCGCACAGTCACAGGGCGGCCAGGCCTCGCACGGCTGA
- the argG gene encoding argininosuccinate synthase, whose protein sequence is MTTILQHIPTGQRVGIAFSGGLDTSAALLWMRKKGAIPYAYTANLGQPDEPDYEDIPRRAMAYGAENARLIDCRAQLVAEGIAALQSGAFHISTAGVTYFNTTPIGRAVTGTMLVAAMKEDGVNIWGDGSTFKGNDIERFYRYGLLTNPGLQIYKPWLDQTFIDELGGRKEMSEFLIANGFDYKMSVEKAYSTDSNMLGATHEAKDLEHLDSGIKIVQPIMGVPFWRDDCAIKAEEVTVRFEEGQPVALNGKTFANAVELFEEANRIGGRHGLGMSDQIENRIIEAKSRGIYEAPGLALLFIAYERLVTGIHNEDTIEQYRENGRRLGRLLYQGRWFDPQAIMLRETAQRWVARAVTGEVTIELRRGNDYSLLNTTSSNLTYKPERLTMEKGESVFTPLDRIGQLTMRTLDIVDTREKLMTYAKAGLLTASSDDALPQLESKKD, encoded by the coding sequence ATGACCACGATTCTGCAACACATCCCCACGGGACAACGGGTCGGCATCGCCTTTTCGGGCGGTCTCGACACCAGCGCTGCGCTGCTTTGGATGCGCAAGAAAGGCGCCATTCCCTACGCCTATACGGCCAATCTGGGTCAGCCGGACGAACCTGACTACGAAGACATCCCGCGCCGCGCCATGGCTTATGGCGCCGAGAATGCCCGCCTGATCGACTGCCGCGCACAACTCGTGGCCGAAGGTATCGCCGCCCTGCAATCGGGCGCGTTCCACATCTCGACCGCCGGTGTCACGTACTTCAACACCACGCCGATCGGCCGCGCCGTCACGGGCACGATGCTGGTTGCCGCCATGAAGGAAGATGGCGTCAATATCTGGGGTGATGGCAGCACGTTCAAAGGCAATGACATCGAGCGCTTCTACCGCTACGGTCTCTTGACCAACCCTGGCCTGCAGATCTACAAGCCGTGGCTCGACCAGACGTTCATCGACGAGCTGGGCGGCCGCAAGGAAATGTCGGAATTCCTGATCGCGAACGGCTTCGACTACAAGATGTCGGTCGAGAAAGCCTATTCGACGGACTCGAACATGCTCGGCGCCACCCACGAGGCCAAGGATCTGGAGCACCTGGATTCGGGCATCAAGATCGTGCAGCCGATCATGGGCGTGCCGTTCTGGCGCGACGATTGCGCGATCAAGGCCGAAGAGGTCACCGTGCGCTTCGAGGAAGGCCAGCCGGTGGCGCTCAACGGCAAGACGTTCGCCAACGCCGTCGAACTCTTCGAGGAAGCCAACCGCATCGGCGGTCGTCATGGTCTGGGTATGAGCGACCAGATCGAGAACCGCATCATCGAAGCCAAGAGCCGCGGCATCTACGAAGCCCCGGGCCTCGCGCTGCTGTTCATCGCTTACGAACGCCTGGTGACCGGCATCCACAACGAAGACACCATCGAGCAATACCGCGAGAACGGCCGCCGCCTGGGCCGTCTGCTGTACCAGGGCCGTTGGTTCGACCCGCAGGCGATCATGCTGCGCGAAACGGCGCAACGCTGGGTGGCGCGCGCCGTGACCGGCGAGGTGACCATCGAACTGCGCCGCGGCAACGATTACTCGCTGCTCAACACCACCTCGTCGAACCTGACATACAAACCCGAGCGCCTGACGATGGAAAAGGGCGAGTCGGTCTTCACCCCGCTCGACCGTATCGGTCAACTGACCATGCGCACGCTCGACATCGTCGACACGCGCGAGAAGCTGATGACCTACGCCAAGGCCGGTCTGCTCACCGCATCGAGCGACGACGCCCTGCCGCAGCTCGAAAGCAAGAAGGACTGA
- a CDS encoding LysR family transcriptional regulator, producing MDLLDDMRIFVNAVDAMSFTGAATKLGLSKQFVSRRISSLEQSLGARLLLRTTRRLAVTDLGRIYYERARRILEDVEAANLAVSSQGERPRGNLRVSAPMSFGTMFLGSVIPSFLSTYPDVTIELELNDRTVDIIGEGYDVAVRIGALADSSLIARNIAPMRMVTCASPRYLETHGTPETPEALREHALLPYGHSQRVNWTYHRDGHPLEIPVSGRLRVNNGELARDAAVAGLGITLLPVFIVAPALLNGRLVTVLDAFSAPATAIHVVYPQHRQASLVIRAFTDFLAAACGVAGAQW from the coding sequence ATGGATCTGCTCGACGACATGCGCATCTTCGTCAACGCCGTGGATGCGATGAGCTTCACCGGCGCCGCCACGAAACTCGGGCTCTCGAAGCAATTCGTGAGCCGCCGCATCTCGTCGCTGGAGCAGTCGCTCGGTGCGCGTTTGCTGCTGCGCACGACGCGGCGGCTCGCCGTGACCGACCTCGGACGCATCTATTACGAGCGCGCCCGACGGATTCTCGAAGACGTGGAAGCCGCCAACCTCGCCGTGAGCAGTCAGGGCGAGCGGCCGCGCGGCAATCTGCGGGTCTCGGCGCCGATGTCGTTCGGCACGATGTTCCTGGGATCGGTGATTCCGTCGTTTCTCTCGACCTACCCGGACGTCACCATCGAACTGGAGCTCAACGACCGCACGGTGGACATCATCGGCGAGGGGTACGACGTGGCGGTGCGCATCGGGGCGCTGGCCGACTCGTCGCTGATCGCCCGCAACATCGCGCCCATGCGCATGGTGACGTGCGCCAGCCCGCGCTATCTGGAGACGCATGGCACGCCCGAGACCCCGGAGGCGCTGCGCGAGCACGCCCTGCTGCCCTACGGCCATAGCCAGCGCGTGAACTGGACGTACCACCGCGACGGCCATCCGCTCGAAATCCCGGTGTCGGGCCGTCTGCGCGTGAACAACGGCGAGCTCGCGCGCGACGCCGCCGTGGCGGGCCTCGGCATCACCCTGCTGCCGGTGTTCATCGTCGCCCCCGCGTTGCTCAACGGGCGTCTCGTCACGGTGCTCGACGCATTCTCCGCGCCAGCCACGGCTATTCATGTCGTCTACCCGCAGCATCGTCAGGCATCGCTCGTCATTCGGGCGTTCACCGACTTTCTGGCGGCGGCGTGCGGCGTGGCAGGGGCTCAGTGGTAA
- a CDS encoding DMT family transporter: MQVDALAWRRHGVTLLFVLMWSGGALAAKWGLTHASAFAFLVIRLGVAFAALTLIALTRRQWWPASGTRWQVAGTGVLLVGGYQTAYLLSLAYGITPGALATVMGVQPILTLVALERAHSGRRLAGLALALGGLALVVAQSLLSAQFSITGSAWALTALACMTLGTLAQKGSRQAPLDVLPLQYAVGLALALVVMPTQPWHFDASIGFWLPLLYMGLVISVGATLLLYRMIATGNLVTVTSLFYLVPVVTALLDWGIFGHRPTALAVAGTAAILLGLRLALR; the protein is encoded by the coding sequence ATGCAAGTTGACGCACTTGCGTGGCGCCGTCACGGCGTAACGCTGTTGTTCGTTCTGATGTGGAGCGGCGGCGCGCTGGCCGCCAAGTGGGGGCTGACGCACGCCTCGGCCTTTGCGTTTCTGGTGATCCGGCTCGGCGTGGCGTTTGCGGCGCTCACGCTCATCGCGCTCACCCGGCGGCAATGGTGGCCGGCATCGGGCACGCGCTGGCAGGTGGCGGGCACCGGTGTGCTGCTCGTCGGCGGCTATCAGACGGCGTATCTGCTGTCGCTCGCCTACGGCATCACGCCGGGCGCGCTCGCGACCGTGATGGGCGTTCAGCCGATTCTGACGCTCGTCGCGCTCGAACGCGCGCATAGCGGCCGGCGTCTGGCGGGGCTCGCGCTTGCCCTCGGTGGACTGGCGCTCGTCGTGGCGCAAAGCCTGCTGTCGGCGCAGTTCTCCATCACAGGCTCGGCCTGGGCGCTCACCGCACTCGCCTGCATGACGCTCGGCACGCTCGCGCAGAAAGGCTCGCGCCAGGCGCCGCTCGACGTGCTGCCGCTGCAATACGCGGTCGGGCTCGCGCTGGCGCTCGTCGTCATGCCGACGCAGCCGTGGCACTTCGACGCGTCCATCGGTTTCTGGCTGCCATTGCTGTACATGGGCCTCGTGATTTCGGTCGGCGCGACGTTGCTGCTCTACCGGATGATCGCGACGGGCAACCTCGTCACCGTCACCAGCCTGTTCTATCTGGTGCCGGTTGTCACCGCCCTGCTCGACTGGGGCATCTTTGGCCATCGGCCAACGGCGCTCGCGGTGGCGGGAACGGCAGCCATCCTGCTCGGGCTGCGGCTGGCGCTGCGCTGA
- a CDS encoding pyridoxamine 5'-phosphate oxidase family protein, which yields MAEVGARVIRTAMPDQHRTFFAQLPFLIVGALDAQGQPWATLVSGSPGFARSPDPTLLRVNALPPVTDPLHGALITGAPVGMLGLEPSTRRRNRVNGRIVEADAEGFAIRVAQSFGNCPQYIRKREITPERHDMPPQAESPQTSLDDDAQWQIASSDTFFIATHYAGEGASERSGGADVSHRGGKPGFVRVDDANTLTWPDFRGNAYFNTLGNLHANPRAGLVFVDFATGDFLHVAGEAEILWQDESESGFEGAQRLVRLQVREVRRVRGALPAAWRDGEASPTLERTGMWPVA from the coding sequence ATGGCGGAGGTCGGCGCGCGCGTGATTCGCACCGCGATGCCGGATCAGCACCGGACGTTCTTCGCGCAACTGCCGTTTCTGATCGTCGGCGCGCTCGACGCGCAAGGTCAGCCGTGGGCCACGCTCGTGAGCGGCTCGCCGGGGTTCGCCCGCTCGCCCGATCCGACGCTGTTGCGCGTGAACGCCCTGCCGCCTGTCACCGATCCGTTGCATGGGGCACTGATAACCGGTGCGCCCGTCGGCATGCTCGGGCTGGAGCCTTCGACGCGGCGACGCAACCGCGTCAACGGGCGAATCGTCGAGGCGGATGCCGAGGGCTTCGCGATTCGCGTTGCACAAAGCTTCGGCAACTGTCCGCAATACATCCGCAAACGCGAAATCACACCGGAGCGGCACGACATGCCGCCCCAGGCCGAGTCGCCGCAGACCTCGCTCGACGACGACGCCCAATGGCAGATCGCGAGCAGCGATACGTTCTTCATCGCGACGCACTACGCGGGCGAAGGCGCGAGCGAGCGCAGTGGCGGCGCGGACGTATCGCATCGCGGCGGCAAGCCCGGCTTCGTACGCGTGGACGACGCGAACACGCTGACATGGCCGGACTTTCGCGGCAACGCCTACTTCAACACGCTCGGCAATCTGCATGCGAACCCGCGCGCAGGCCTCGTCTTCGTCGACTTTGCGACGGGCGACTTTCTGCACGTGGCGGGCGAGGCTGAAATCCTGTGGCAGGACGAATCGGAAAGCGGCTTCGAAGGCGCGCAGCGACTCGTGCGCCTGCAGGTGCGTGAAGTGCGGCGCGTACGAGGTGCCCTGCCGGCAGCGTGGCGCGATGGCGAGGCGTCGCCCACGCTCGAGCGCACAGGCATGTGGCCGGTGGCCTGA
- a CDS encoding glutathione S-transferase family protein gives MNRSTQTSSPRPARPIRLYRHALSGHCHRVEWMLHLLDLPYETVDIDFATGEHKQPAFLAINPFGQVPAIDDDGVVLADSNAILVYLASRYDASGTWLPRDPVNAAKVQRWLSVAAGDLAFGPAAARVVVLFKRDMETSAMIERAHLLLTRMQAHLSSPGASPFLAGDAPTIADVACYAYLAHAPEGNVSLEPYPAVRAWLDRVASLPRFLPMASTACGLNADKAA, from the coding sequence ATGAATCGCTCTACGCAAACCTCATCGCCTCGCCCCGCCCGCCCGATCCGGCTGTACCGCCATGCGCTTTCGGGGCACTGCCATCGCGTGGAGTGGATGCTGCATCTGCTCGATCTGCCCTACGAGACGGTGGACATCGATTTCGCGACGGGCGAACACAAGCAACCGGCGTTTCTCGCCATCAACCCGTTCGGCCAGGTGCCCGCGATCGACGACGACGGCGTGGTGCTCGCCGATTCGAACGCCATCCTCGTCTACCTTGCGAGTCGCTACGACGCGAGCGGTACATGGTTGCCGCGCGATCCCGTGAACGCCGCGAAGGTGCAGCGCTGGTTGTCGGTGGCGGCGGGCGACCTGGCGTTCGGCCCCGCCGCGGCACGCGTCGTGGTGCTGTTCAAGCGCGACATGGAGACGTCGGCAATGATCGAGCGCGCCCACCTGCTGCTCACGCGCATGCAGGCGCATCTGTCGTCGCCGGGCGCGTCGCCGTTCCTCGCGGGCGACGCGCCGACGATCGCCGACGTCGCATGCTATGCGTATCTTGCGCATGCACCGGAAGGCAACGTTTCGCTCGAACCGTATCCCGCCGTGCGTGCGTGGCTCGATCGCGTGGCGAGCTTGCCGCGCTTTCTGCCGATGGCGTCGACTGCGTGCGGTCTTAACGCCGACAAGGCTGCGTGA
- a CDS encoding LysR family transcriptional regulator has translation MDKLRAMQTFVAIVDQGSLSAAARVLESSLPAVVRTLAALETSLDVRLLNRTTRRIALTEEGRAYLETCRQILSELQEAEARLAARHEAPSGTLVVTAPVLFGQLHVAPALHRFLRAHPAVKCRLLLNDRVVNLWEEGIDVGIRISPLDDSTLVAQGIGAIRRVVVASPACLAEQGEVAHPRDLIGKNCIRSHGGGYGQWRFWEAGREFVVPVDGNLEINHGLTAVEACVAGMGYGCFLSYQVAASVADGRLVRVLKDFEGPARPVNIVYPHARLLPSRTRAFVEWMKRELRDVPVV, from the coding sequence ATGGACAAACTTCGCGCAATGCAGACGTTCGTCGCCATCGTCGATCAGGGCAGCCTGAGCGCGGCGGCGCGCGTGCTCGAGTCTTCTCTTCCGGCGGTGGTGCGCACGTTGGCGGCGCTCGAGACGTCGCTCGACGTCCGGCTGCTCAATCGGACCACGCGTCGCATCGCGCTCACGGAGGAGGGCCGAGCCTATCTCGAGACGTGCCGGCAAATCCTCAGCGAACTGCAGGAGGCCGAGGCCAGGCTCGCAGCGCGGCACGAAGCGCCGAGCGGCACGCTCGTGGTCACGGCGCCCGTGCTGTTCGGCCAGTTGCATGTGGCGCCTGCGCTGCATCGTTTCCTGCGCGCGCATCCGGCGGTCAAGTGCCGGCTGCTGCTCAACGATCGCGTGGTGAATCTGTGGGAGGAGGGCATCGACGTCGGCATTCGCATCTCGCCGCTGGACGATTCCACGCTCGTCGCGCAGGGCATCGGCGCCATTCGACGTGTCGTGGTCGCGAGTCCCGCGTGTCTGGCGGAGCAAGGCGAAGTCGCACATCCGCGCGACCTGATCGGCAAGAACTGCATCCGCTCGCACGGTGGCGGCTATGGACAGTGGCGATTCTGGGAGGCGGGGCGCGAGTTCGTCGTGCCGGTGGACGGCAATCTCGAAATCAACCATGGCCTGACGGCCGTCGAGGCATGTGTGGCTGGCATGGGCTACGGCTGCTTCCTGTCGTATCAGGTCGCCGCCTCGGTGGCGGACGGGCGGCTCGTGCGTGTGCTCAAGGATTTCGAAGGCCCGGCCCGGCCGGTGAACATCGTTTATCCGCACGCGCGGCTGCTGCCATCGCGTACGCGTGCGTTCGTGGAGTGGATGAAGCGGGAACTGCGCGATGTGCCGGTGGTGTGA